In a genomic window of Streptomyces katrae:
- a CDS encoding MFS transporter produces the protein MSRRPLAALLAANTISIAGSSLTMIGVPWFVLQTTGSAGRAGIVAFCATLPVVVAALVGGPVIDRIGRRRVSAASDLVCAVSVGAIPLLHYAGLLEFWMLCALMALSGLVHTPGLTARSVLLPSLAEHAGTTVTRAASLYDAVSRGARMIGAAVAGLLIAVLGAESVLLMDAASYAVSALLVSAFLRGVPAAEPRRAAEKPSFAAYRTELAEGWRFLTRSRLLLGITLMVMMTNGLDQGWSSVLLPVHGREDLGGATAIGLMISLFGGFALLGALLYGAWGERFPRRALFAGAFLVSGATRYVVAAATGTPLPLAVTMALAGLSVGVLNPILSTVVFETVPEELRSRVSGVTTAGCELVMPLGGLTAGLLVDGLGVHTALLAFGAVYFLTTLAPVVFPAWRGMDTKPSSVVSRTERPLPGSAPAERSPHPSAK, from the coding sequence ATGAGCCGGCGGCCCCTCGCGGCCCTCCTGGCCGCCAACACGATCTCCATAGCCGGCAGTTCACTCACCATGATCGGCGTCCCGTGGTTCGTGCTCCAGACCACGGGCAGCGCCGGACGGGCGGGGATCGTCGCCTTCTGCGCCACCCTGCCCGTCGTCGTCGCGGCCCTCGTCGGCGGCCCGGTCATCGACCGGATCGGCCGCCGCCGGGTCTCCGCCGCCTCCGACCTCGTCTGCGCCGTCTCGGTCGGCGCGATCCCGCTGCTGCACTACGCGGGGCTGCTGGAGTTCTGGATGCTGTGCGCCCTGATGGCCCTCAGCGGCCTCGTGCACACCCCGGGCCTGACCGCCCGCTCCGTGCTGCTGCCCAGCCTCGCCGAGCACGCGGGCACCACCGTCACCCGGGCCGCGAGCCTCTACGACGCCGTCTCGCGCGGCGCCCGGATGATCGGGGCCGCGGTCGCCGGCCTGCTGATCGCCGTCCTCGGCGCGGAGTCCGTCCTGCTGATGGACGCGGCCAGCTACGCCGTGTCGGCCCTGCTGGTCTCCGCCTTCCTGCGCGGGGTCCCGGCCGCCGAACCCCGACGGGCCGCGGAGAAGCCCTCGTTCGCCGCCTACCGGACCGAACTCGCCGAGGGCTGGCGGTTCCTGACCCGCTCGCGCCTCCTGCTGGGCATCACCCTCATGGTGATGATGACCAACGGCCTGGACCAGGGCTGGTCGTCCGTGCTCCTTCCGGTCCACGGCCGCGAGGACCTCGGCGGCGCCACCGCCATCGGCCTGATGATCTCCCTCTTCGGCGGCTTCGCCCTGCTCGGCGCCCTCCTCTACGGGGCGTGGGGCGAGCGTTTCCCGCGCCGGGCGCTGTTCGCGGGCGCCTTCCTGGTCTCCGGCGCCACCCGCTACGTGGTCGCCGCCGCGACCGGCACCCCGCTCCCCCTCGCGGTGACCATGGCCCTGGCGGGCCTGAGCGTGGGCGTGCTCAACCCGATCCTGTCGACGGTGGTCTTCGAGACGGTGCCCGAGGAACTGCGCAGCCGGGTCTCCGGCGTGACCACGGCCGGCTGCGAGCTGGTCATGCCGCTGGGCGGTCTCACGGCGGGCCTCCTGGTGGACGGCCTCGGCGTCCACACGGCCCTGCTCGCCTTCGGCGCGGTCTACTTCCTGACCACCCTGGCCCCGGTCGTCTTCCCCGCCTGGCGCGGCATGGACACCAAGCCGTCGTCCGTCGTCAGCAGGACGGAACGCCCTCTCCCCGGTTCAGCGCCCGCAGAACGTTCACCGCATCCGTCAGCGAAGTGA
- a CDS encoding ArsR/SmtB family transcription factor translates to MPETNAENPRQPAAPTPERPAVRTLDARSLRGLAHPLRMRMLAALRHEGPATASQLAERLGESSGATSYHLRQLAAHGFVEDAPGHGKGRERWWQAVHQGTAFDETLMYDEADPQTRGAADAFLHELATIHTQELSTWLGDSHNWPREWRAATDMSDFTLRLTPAQATELIHKVHDLVNSYRDLPQAENTETVRFHTHAFPRRHGTA, encoded by the coding sequence ATGCCCGAAACGAACGCCGAGAACCCGCGGCAGCCGGCCGCTCCCACTCCCGAGCGGCCCGCCGTCCGGACGCTGGACGCCCGCTCCCTGCGCGGCCTCGCCCACCCCCTGCGCATGCGCATGCTGGCCGCCCTGCGCCACGAAGGGCCCGCCACCGCCTCCCAGTTGGCGGAGCGGCTCGGCGAGTCCAGCGGCGCCACCAGCTACCACCTGCGCCAGCTCGCCGCGCACGGCTTCGTCGAGGACGCCCCCGGGCACGGCAAGGGCCGCGAGCGCTGGTGGCAGGCGGTCCACCAGGGCACGGCCTTCGACGAGACGCTGATGTACGACGAGGCCGACCCGCAGACGCGCGGCGCCGCCGACGCCTTCCTCCACGAGCTCGCCACCATCCACACCCAGGAGCTCAGCACCTGGCTCGGCGACTCCCACAACTGGCCGAGGGAGTGGCGGGCGGCCACGGACATGAGCGACTTCACCCTGCGGCTGACGCCCGCCCAGGCCACCGAACTGATCCACAAGGTCCACGACCTGGTGAACAGCTACCGCGACCTGCCGCAGGCCGAGAACACCGAGACGGTCCGCTTCCACACGCACGCCTTCCCGCGCCGCCACGGCACCGCGTAG
- a CDS encoding DEAD/DEAH box helicase — MTTTASHHLSPAFPGRAPWGTASKLRAWQQGALDKYIQTQPRDFLAVATPGAGKTTFALTLASWLLHHHVVQQVTVVAPTEHLKKQWAEAAARIGIRLDPEYSAGPLSKDYHGVAVTYAGVGVRPMLHRNRCEQRKTLVILDEIHHAGDSKSWGEACLEAFDPATRRLALTGTPFRSDTNPIPFVTYEEGNDGIRRSSADYTYGYGNALGDGVVRPVIFLSYSGNMRWRTKAGDEIEARLGEPMTKDAISQAWRTALDPRGDWMPNVLRAADQRLTEVRKAIPDAGGLVIAADQDAARAYAKLIREITGTRPTVVLSDDTGASKNIDTFSASDDRWMVAVRMVSEGVDVPRLAVGVYATTISTPLFFAQAVGRFVRSRRRGETASVFLPTIPYLLGFASEMEVERDHVLDRPKKAGEDEDPYAESEKEMEEANRQEDEDTGEDEQMSFEALESDAVFDRVLYDGAEFGMQAHPGSEEEQDYLGIPGLLEPDQVQLLLQKRQSRQIAHSRRKPDSEADLLELPAERRPVVSHKELLELRKSLNTMVGAYVHQSGKPHGVIHTELRRVCGGPPSAEATAGQLKERIKKVQEWATRMR; from the coding sequence GTGACTACTACCGCCTCCCACCACCTCTCACCCGCCTTCCCCGGCCGCGCGCCGTGGGGTACCGCCAGCAAACTGCGTGCCTGGCAGCAGGGGGCGCTGGACAAGTACATCCAGACCCAGCCCCGTGATTTCCTCGCCGTCGCCACCCCCGGCGCCGGCAAGACCACCTTCGCGCTGACCCTGGCCTCCTGGCTGCTGCACCACCACGTGGTGCAGCAGGTGACCGTGGTCGCGCCGACCGAGCACCTGAAGAAGCAGTGGGCGGAAGCCGCCGCCCGCATAGGCATCCGGCTCGACCCCGAGTACTCGGCCGGGCCGCTCAGCAAGGACTACCACGGCGTCGCCGTCACCTACGCCGGTGTCGGTGTGCGCCCGATGCTGCACCGCAACCGCTGCGAGCAGCGCAAGACCCTGGTGATCCTCGACGAGATCCACCACGCGGGCGACTCGAAGTCCTGGGGCGAGGCCTGCCTGGAGGCCTTCGACCCGGCGACCCGCCGCCTGGCCCTGACCGGAACGCCCTTCCGCTCCGACACCAACCCGATCCCGTTCGTGACGTACGAGGAGGGCAACGACGGCATCCGCCGCTCCTCCGCCGACTACACGTACGGCTACGGCAACGCCCTCGGCGACGGCGTGGTCCGCCCCGTGATCTTCCTGTCCTACAGCGGCAACATGCGCTGGCGCACCAAGGCGGGCGACGAGATCGAGGCGCGCCTGGGCGAGCCGATGACCAAGGACGCCATCTCGCAGGCCTGGCGCACGGCGCTGGACCCGCGCGGCGACTGGATGCCGAACGTGCTGCGCGCCGCCGACCAGCGCCTCACCGAGGTCAGGAAGGCCATCCCGGACGCCGGCGGGCTCGTCATCGCCGCCGACCAGGACGCGGCGCGCGCCTACGCCAAGCTGATCCGGGAGATCACCGGCACTAGGCCGACCGTCGTCCTGTCCGACGACACCGGCGCGTCCAAGAACATCGACACCTTCAGTGCGAGCGACGACCGGTGGATGGTCGCGGTCCGCATGGTGTCCGAGGGCGTCGACGTCCCCCGCCTCGCGGTGGGCGTGTACGCGACGACGATCTCGACGCCGCTGTTCTTCGCGCAGGCCGTCGGCCGCTTCGTGCGATCGCGCAGGCGCGGCGAGACGGCCTCCGTGTTCCTTCCGACGATCCCCTACCTCCTCGGCTTCGCCAGCGAGATGGAGGTCGAGCGCGACCACGTCCTGGACCGGCCCAAGAAGGCCGGCGAGGACGAGGACCCGTACGCCGAGTCCGAGAAGGAGATGGAGGAGGCGAACCGGCAGGAGGACGAGGACACCGGCGAGGACGAGCAGATGTCCTTCGAGGCGCTGGAGTCCGACGCCGTCTTCGACCGGGTGCTGTACGACGGCGCCGAGTTCGGCATGCAGGCCCACCCGGGCAGCGAGGAGGAGCAGGACTACCTCGGTATCCCGGGCCTGCTGGAGCCGGACCAGGTGCAGCTGCTGCTGCAGAAGCGGCAGTCACGGCAGATCGCGCACAGCCGCCGCAAGCCGGACTCGGAGGCCGACCTGCTGGAGCTGCCGGCCGAGCGGCGGCCGGTGGTTTCGCACAAGGAGCTGCTGGAGCTGCGCAAGTCGCTGAACACGATGGTGGGCGCGTACGTCCACCAGAGCGGCAAGCCGCACGGGGTGATCCACACCGAGCTGCGCCGCGTGTGCGGCGGGCCGCCGAGCGCGGAGGCGACGGCGGGGCAGCTGAAGGAGCGGATCAAGAAGGTGCAGGAGTGGGCCACCCGGATGCGGTGA
- the mycP gene encoding type VII secretion-associated serine protease mycosin, whose product MQQMRMCKATSALMGVLLAGVAATPAHAQTIREQQWHLDAMKADDIWKISTGKGVTVAVIDSGVDRIPELEGQVLPGRDFAAGLDGYKGDERTDYDKHGTTMAALIAGSGRHPSGDGAFGLAPGAKILPIRVPHEFNAASPSWTAAIRFAADSDAKVINISMATPKDDPGRLDAVKYALSKGKLIFAGVGNDGDTTNPVLYPAATPGVVGVGAVDADGAAAKVSQHGPQVDISAPGVGLVTACARETGLCTSSGTSDATALTSASAALLWSAHPTWTNNQVLRVLLNTAGKPVDGVERNDYIGYGVVRPRVALPTPGDPGPPDVYPLPDLAAAAAGSPSPGGKITPSPASQPRAAVKKADGGGSPWIALGLGACVLIGGAVTAVVVRRAKR is encoded by the coding sequence ATGCAGCAGATGCGCATGTGCAAGGCGACCTCTGCCCTGATGGGCGTACTTTTGGCCGGCGTTGCTGCTACTCCGGCACATGCGCAGACCATTCGAGAGCAGCAATGGCATCTAGATGCCATGAAGGCTGACGATATTTGGAAGATCAGCACCGGTAAGGGGGTCACTGTTGCTGTCATTGACAGTGGCGTCGACCGTATTCCGGAACTAGAGGGTCAGGTTCTACCGGGAAGGGATTTTGCGGCAGGCCTGGATGGCTACAAGGGCGACGAGCGTACTGACTATGACAAGCACGGGACCACGATGGCGGCGTTGATCGCTGGCTCAGGAAGGCATCCAAGCGGTGACGGCGCGTTCGGCCTGGCCCCTGGAGCCAAGATTCTCCCCATTCGGGTACCGCACGAGTTCAATGCTGCAAGCCCGTCGTGGACTGCCGCAATTCGGTTCGCGGCCGATTCGGACGCCAAGGTCATAAATATCTCCATGGCGACTCCCAAGGACGACCCTGGGCGGCTCGATGCTGTGAAGTACGCGCTTTCTAAGGGGAAATTGATCTTCGCCGGTGTTGGCAATGACGGCGATACGACGAATCCCGTTCTCTATCCGGCCGCGACGCCTGGAGTGGTGGGGGTCGGAGCGGTTGATGCGGATGGGGCTGCAGCAAAGGTGTCGCAGCATGGGCCGCAGGTCGACATCTCAGCCCCCGGTGTTGGCCTCGTAACAGCGTGTGCACGCGAGACGGGGCTATGCACCAGCAGCGGCACCAGCGACGCCACAGCCCTAACCTCCGCCTCCGCCGCCCTCCTCTGGTCCGCCCACCCCACCTGGACCAACAACCAGGTCCTCCGCGTCCTCCTCAACACCGCCGGCAAGCCCGTCGACGGCGTAGAGCGCAACGACTACATCGGCTACGGCGTAGTCCGCCCCCGGGTCGCGCTGCCCACCCCCGGCGACCCCGGTCCTCCGGACGTCTACCCCCTCCCCGATCTCGCCGCCGCCGCTGCCGGCTCCCCCTCTCCCGGGGGAAAGATCACGCCATCGCCTGCGTCGCAGCCCCGAGCTGCGGTAAAAAAGGCCGACGGTGGCGGTTCGCCCTGGATCGCCCTCGGACTCGGGGCCTGCGTTCTTATCGGTGGAGCCGTCACCGCGGTCGTCGTACGCCGGGCCAAGCGCTGA
- a CDS encoding Lrp/AsnC family transcriptional regulator, producing MAIDELDGRLIVLLAREPRIGVLEASRRLGVARGTVQARLDRLQANGVIRGFGPQVDPAALGYPVTAFATLEIKQGQGADVRAHLAGVPEVLELHTTTGHGDMLCRLVARSNADLQRVIDRVVGFEGIVRASTAIVMENPVPLRIIPLVEQAAEDH from the coding sequence ATGGCTATCGACGAGCTCGACGGACGGTTGATCGTGCTGCTGGCGCGTGAACCCCGGATCGGCGTCCTGGAGGCCTCCCGGCGGCTGGGGGTGGCGCGGGGCACGGTGCAGGCGCGGCTGGACCGGCTCCAGGCGAACGGGGTCATCCGCGGCTTCGGGCCCCAGGTGGACCCGGCGGCCCTGGGATATCCGGTCACGGCCTTCGCCACGCTGGAGATCAAGCAGGGTCAGGGCGCGGACGTACGGGCCCACCTGGCCGGGGTGCCGGAGGTGCTGGAGCTGCACACGACCACCGGGCACGGGGACATGCTGTGCCGGCTGGTGGCGCGGTCCAACGCCGACCTCCAGCGGGTCATCGACCGGGTGGTGGGCTTCGAGGGGATCGTGCGGGCGTCCACGGCGATCGTGATGGAGAACCCGGTCCCGCTGCGCATCATCCCGCTGGTGGAGCAGGCGGCCGAGGACCACTGA
- a CDS encoding IclR family transcriptional regulator, with the protein MTAETSQTLDRGLRVLKLLADTDHGLTVTELSNRLGVNRTVVYRLLATLEQHALVRRDLGGRARVGLGVLRLGRQVHPLVREAALPALRSLAEDIGATAHLTLVDGTEALAVAVVEPTWTDYHVAYRAGFRHPLDRGAAGRAILAARQGSLIEPGYTLTHGELEAGASGAAAPLVGITGLEGSVGVVMLADAVPERVGPRVVDAAREVADALR; encoded by the coding sequence GTGACCGCGGAAACCTCCCAGACTCTCGACCGAGGGCTCAGGGTCCTCAAGCTGCTCGCCGACACCGATCACGGGCTGACCGTGACCGAACTCTCCAACCGGCTCGGCGTCAACCGCACGGTGGTCTACCGCCTGCTCGCCACGCTGGAGCAGCACGCCTTGGTCCGCCGTGACCTCGGCGGACGCGCCCGCGTCGGGCTCGGCGTGCTGCGGCTGGGCCGGCAGGTCCACCCGCTGGTGCGCGAAGCCGCCCTGCCCGCGCTGCGTTCGCTCGCCGAGGACATCGGGGCCACCGCGCACCTGACCCTCGTCGACGGCACGGAGGCGCTCGCCGTGGCCGTCGTCGAACCCACCTGGACGGACTACCACGTCGCCTACCGGGCCGGCTTCCGCCACCCGCTGGACCGCGGCGCGGCCGGGCGGGCCATCCTGGCGGCCCGTCAGGGCTCGCTGATCGAGCCCGGCTACACGCTCACCCACGGCGAACTCGAGGCGGGCGCGAGCGGCGCCGCGGCCCCCCTGGTCGGCATCACGGGGCTGGAGGGCAGCGTCGGGGTCGTCATGCTCGCCGACGCCGTGCCGGAGCGGGTCGGTCCGCGCGTGGTCGACGCGGCCCGAGAGGTCGCCGACGCCCTGCGCTGA
- a CDS encoding type II toxin-antitoxin system death-on-curing family toxin: MTGTNAAVRHLTLAEVLDLARYACLAQDQPVELRAPGLLESAVHRPRARMFGTPAYTDLHEQAAALLHGIAVNHPLVDGNKRTAWLAAATFLAVNGVDPAATDQDAAYALVVDAASGAEARVPVIASRLRELLPV, from the coding sequence ATGACGGGAACGAACGCCGCCGTGCGCCACCTCACCCTCGCCGAGGTCCTCGACCTGGCCCGGTACGCCTGCCTGGCCCAGGACCAGCCGGTCGAGCTGCGAGCCCCCGGACTGCTGGAGTCCGCCGTGCACCGGCCCCGTGCGCGCATGTTTGGGACGCCGGCCTACACCGACCTCCACGAGCAGGCCGCCGCGCTGCTCCACGGCATCGCCGTGAACCATCCGCTGGTCGACGGGAACAAGCGCACCGCCTGGCTCGCCGCCGCCACCTTCCTCGCCGTGAACGGGGTCGACCCGGCCGCCACCGACCAGGACGCGGCGTACGCGCTGGTCGTCGACGCGGCCTCCGGCGCCGAGGCCCGGGTGCCGGTGATCGCCTCCAGGCTGCGGGAGTTGCTGCCGGTGTGA
- the hppD gene encoding 4-hydroxyphenylpyruvate dioxygenase codes for MTETLDTTPQTAREADPFPVKGMDAVVFAVGNAKQAAHYYSTAFGMKLVAYSGPENGSRETASYVLTNGSARFVLTSVIKAATDHGRFIAEHVAEHGDGVIDLAIEVPDVRAAYAYAVEQGARGLDEPHEVKDEHGTVVLAAIATYGQTRHTLVERVDYTGPYLPGYVAVAPLVEPPAKRTFQAIDHCVGNVELGRMNEWVSFYNKVMGFTNMKEFVGDDIATEYSALMSKVVADGTKKVKFPINEPAIAKKKSQIDEYLEFYNGPGVQHIALASNDIVATVRTMRAAGVEFLSVPDAYYDTLGEWVGDTRVPIDELRELKILADRDEDGYLLQIFTKPVQDRPTVFFEIIERHGSMGFGKGNFKALFEAIEREQELRGNL; via the coding sequence ATGACTGAGACCCTGGACACCACCCCGCAGACCGCGCGTGAGGCAGACCCCTTCCCGGTGAAGGGCATGGACGCGGTCGTCTTCGCCGTGGGCAACGCCAAGCAGGCCGCGCACTACTACTCGACCGCCTTCGGCATGAAGCTCGTCGCCTACTCCGGACCGGAGAACGGCAGCCGCGAGACCGCCAGCTACGTCCTGACCAACGGCTCCGCGCGCTTCGTCCTGACCTCGGTCATCAAGGCGGCCACGGACCACGGCCGTTTCATCGCCGAGCACGTCGCCGAGCACGGCGACGGCGTCATCGACCTCGCCATCGAGGTCCCGGACGTCCGCGCCGCCTACGCGTACGCCGTCGAGCAGGGCGCCCGCGGGCTCGACGAGCCGCACGAGGTCAAGGACGAGCACGGCACGGTCGTCCTCGCCGCGATCGCGACGTACGGCCAGACCCGCCACACCCTCGTCGAGCGCGTCGACTACACCGGCCCCTACCTGCCGGGCTACGTGGCCGTCGCCCCGCTGGTCGAGCCGCCGGCCAAGCGGACCTTCCAGGCGATCGACCACTGCGTCGGCAACGTCGAGCTCGGCCGGATGAACGAGTGGGTCTCGTTCTACAACAAGGTCATGGGCTTCACGAACATGAAGGAGTTCGTCGGCGACGACATCGCCACCGAGTACTCGGCGCTGATGTCGAAGGTCGTCGCGGACGGCACCAAGAAGGTCAAGTTCCCGATCAACGAGCCGGCGATCGCGAAGAAGAAGTCGCAGATCGACGAGTACCTCGAGTTCTACAACGGGCCGGGCGTGCAGCACATCGCGCTGGCGTCGAACGACATCGTCGCCACCGTGCGCACCATGCGCGCGGCGGGCGTGGAGTTCCTGTCCGTCCCGGACGCGTACTACGACACGCTGGGCGAGTGGGTCGGCGACACGCGCGTGCCGATCGACGAGCTGCGCGAACTGAAGATCCTCGCGGACCGCGACGAGGACGGCTACCTGCTGCAGATCTTCACGAAGCCGGTGCAGGACCGGCCGACCGTGTTCTTCGAGATCATCGAGCGGCACGGGTCGATGGGCTTCGGCAAGGGCAACTTCAAGGCGCTGTTCGAGGCCATCGAGCGGGAGCAGGAGCTCCGGGGCAACCTGTAG
- a CDS encoding S16 family serine protease: MLSRLTRLPRPTALAVCAAPVVALFAVAALAPLPFVVAIPGPTADVLGSDQGKPVITVTGAPVRETKGQLRMTTIRATGPSSTMRLHELVDHWFRSDQAVMPREAVYPTGGSEKQIEQHNLEEMSQSQSAAEAAALGYLHKDPKSVKVGLNLADVGGPSAGLLFTLGIIDKIDGDGSGGDLTGGRSIAGTGTISADGTVGAVGGVGLKTQAARRDGATVFLVPKGECSDAKSELPEGLRLIPVTSLTDAVNVLRALNRGEGVPSC, encoded by the coding sequence GTGCTCTCTCGCCTCACACGTCTGCCGCGTCCCACCGCCCTGGCCGTCTGCGCCGCGCCCGTCGTCGCGCTGTTCGCCGTCGCGGCCCTCGCACCGCTGCCCTTCGTGGTGGCCATTCCGGGGCCCACGGCCGACGTGCTGGGCTCCGACCAGGGCAAGCCGGTCATCACCGTCACCGGCGCCCCGGTCCGCGAGACCAAGGGCCAGCTGCGCATGACCACCATCCGCGCCACCGGCCCCTCCTCCACGATGAGGCTGCACGAGCTGGTCGACCACTGGTTCCGGAGCGACCAGGCGGTCATGCCCCGGGAGGCGGTCTATCCCACGGGCGGCAGCGAGAAGCAGATCGAGCAGCACAACCTGGAGGAGATGTCCCAGTCGCAGTCGGCCGCCGAGGCCGCCGCGCTGGGCTACCTCCACAAGGACCCCAAGTCCGTCAAGGTCGGCCTCAACCTCGCCGACGTCGGCGGCCCGAGCGCGGGCCTGCTCTTCACCCTCGGCATCATCGACAAGATCGACGGCGACGGCAGCGGCGGTGACCTCACCGGCGGCCGCAGCATCGCCGGTACGGGAACCATCAGCGCCGACGGGACGGTCGGCGCGGTCGGCGGGGTCGGGCTGAAGACCCAGGCCGCCCGGCGGGACGGGGCCACGGTCTTCCTCGTCCCGAAAGGCGAGTGCTCCGACGCGAAGTCGGAGCTGCCCGAGGGGCTTCGGCTGATCCCCGTCACTTCGCTGACGGATGCGGTGAACGTTCTGCGGGCGCTGAACCGGGGAGAGGGCGTTCCGTCCTGCTGA
- a CDS encoding MFS transporter has protein sequence MSALEPRISENSDAAPPPPGGGILGPAYRTLSVGIISVIFLIAFEATAVGTAMPVAARELDGIGLYAFGFSAYFTTSLFGMVLSGQWADRQGPLRPLSVGIGAFAAGLVCSGTAAVMGVFVLGRAVQGFGGGLVIVALYVVVSRAYEERLRPAIMAAFAASWVVPSIVGPLAAGTVTERLGWRWVFLGIPVLVVVPLIVALPAIRRTASGPVDTGGEAPAAFDRRRIRLALGISVGAGLLQYAAQDLRWLSLLPGAAGAALLVPAVLGLLPRGTYRARRGLPSVVLLRGVAAGAFIGAESFVPLMLVTQRGLSPTLAGFSLALGGVTWALGSWVQSQGRTAPYRERLMVAGMVLVALAILAAPAVLVESVPVWTLAVAWAVGSLGMGLVIGSTSVLLLRLSAPEEAGANSAALQISDALANVVLLAACGAAFAALGGGAVGAGHVLEAGGGASHPAAFLVVFLPMACVALVGAWVATRLHERPSEAAGTGAKSG, from the coding sequence ATGAGCGCCCTTGAACCCCGGATATCAGAGAACAGTGACGCCGCCCCGCCACCGCCGGGCGGCGGGATTCTGGGGCCGGCGTACCGGACGCTGAGCGTCGGGATCATTTCCGTGATCTTCCTGATCGCCTTCGAGGCCACCGCCGTCGGGACCGCCATGCCCGTCGCCGCGCGCGAGCTGGACGGGATCGGGCTCTACGCCTTCGGGTTCTCCGCCTACTTCACCACCAGCCTCTTCGGCATGGTCCTGTCCGGCCAGTGGGCCGACCGGCAAGGGCCGCTGCGGCCGCTGAGCGTCGGGATCGGGGCCTTCGCCGCCGGGCTGGTGTGTTCCGGGACAGCCGCCGTCATGGGGGTGTTCGTGCTGGGGCGGGCCGTGCAGGGGTTCGGGGGCGGGCTGGTCATCGTCGCGCTCTACGTCGTCGTCAGCCGGGCCTACGAGGAGCGGCTGCGGCCCGCGATCATGGCGGCCTTCGCCGCGAGCTGGGTGGTCCCGTCCATCGTCGGGCCGCTGGCCGCCGGGACGGTCACCGAGCGCCTCGGCTGGCGGTGGGTGTTCCTCGGGATCCCCGTCCTGGTCGTCGTCCCTCTGATCGTGGCGCTGCCCGCGATCCGCCGGACCGCGTCCGGGCCGGTGGACACCGGCGGGGAGGCGCCCGCCGCCTTCGACCGGCGGCGGATCCGGCTGGCCCTCGGGATCTCGGTGGGCGCAGGGCTCCTCCAGTACGCCGCGCAGGACCTGCGGTGGCTGTCGCTGCTGCCCGGCGCCGCCGGCGCCGCCCTGCTGGTGCCGGCGGTGCTGGGGCTGCTGCCGCGCGGGACCTACCGCGCGCGGCGCGGGCTGCCGTCCGTGGTGCTGCTGCGCGGGGTGGCGGCCGGGGCCTTCATCGGGGCGGAGAGCTTCGTGCCGCTGATGCTGGTCACCCAGCGCGGGCTCAGCCCGACCCTGGCCGGGTTCTCGCTGGCGCTGGGCGGGGTGACCTGGGCGCTGGGCTCGTGGGTGCAGTCCCAGGGGCGGACGGCGCCCTACCGGGAGCGGCTGATGGTGGCCGGGATGGTGCTGGTGGCGCTCGCGATCCTCGCCGCCCCGGCGGTGCTGGTCGAGTCGGTGCCGGTGTGGACGCTGGCCGTGGCGTGGGCCGTGGGCTCCCTCGGCATGGGGCTGGTGATCGGCTCGACGAGCGTGCTGCTGCTCCGGCTGTCGGCGCCGGAGGAGGCGGGGGCGAACTCCGCCGCGCTCCAGATCTCCGACGCGCTGGCCAACGTGGTGCTGCTCGCGGCGTGCGGGGCGGCGTTCGCCGCGCTGGGCGGGGGAGCGGTGGGCGCGGGGCACGTGCTCGAAGCGGGGGGCGGGGCCTCGCACCCGGCGGCGTTCCTCGTCGTGTTCCTGCCGATGGCCTGCGTGGCGCTGGTGGGCGCCTGGGTGGCGACCCGGCTGCACGAGCGTCCGTCCGAAGCGGCAGGGACGGGGGCGAAAAGCGGGTGA